A genomic window from bacterium includes:
- a CDS encoding tetratricopeptide repeat protein, translated as MALNKRKVLDAARKHAQKGAKAKALKEYNKLLKEDPRDAKLLLEVGDAYRRWGQNEEAIAQYGKVAQQYRQDGFDARAVAVFKQILNLDPKNYGAYVSLSELYQRMGLDSEAVAALQTAADGYHKEGRKSEALDLLRQMAALDPTNTTSRLKVAELLRQEGMEAEAIAEYDAVVAELENQDDREQLVTVLERMLEVKPDKIDSLTALVRQLMLTGELDRAEPLAVRALNVDAASPQYELLMDLYAQMGDEAKLADATRGLAKLYRERGDDEKARELMQRLPVEEVGSSSRLAVDVSEVDEPDLGEDELLAEDEPFLSLDEEAGDDPPSLELDEEPVLDLGAEEEPPVEAAPEPEEEAPLPEGDPDQLLAEASVYLRYGKRDQAIASLRGILAQDPNHRAALEKLGEAYADDGQHSEAVQAWMKAAERIRVEGDADALAVLKDRIASLDPGMAEQIGDIDPAEISAPEAPVLDLEPEGDELEAPPIDLDLDVEVDLNLDTAIGVVEHGETQTGYDFGSEDDDFEIELDEDSVTFDKPPVDAEAASPKAASPVVEVTQPDFEGGDEIALDDAGESGDDDAFEFEVDADDLGLAEEEVIADGDDEDDAPSVEFDLDAGELTSPPTGSGAGQSTATSAKIAEELEEAEFYIAQEMFDEARGLLERILEQAPNHPVATLRLGEIASSAGEAPADATGSGLAGKKAAAPDLEITARFDDDDEFEVEVDLDDGETEPDAEATDSGLDLASDAADEAEPAVELELDTDVEVDLDDDDATAEAAETESSVPETDDTATAEVDVAVEDAAGTSGPLDAAESFDLREALADVLGDDEPEAPDPNEASGVLSTVEDGFESIFSDFKKGVTATLDEGDFDTRYDLGIAYREMGLFEDAIGEFRFCLDSPQRRFDSLYLMGLCARDLGRFDDAVSHLEQALALPDLPEERMAGVYFDLSIAEEGSGDRDRACTSLRRVLELDADFPGAAERLSALEAGQTTSPQLGEPGEAFESFDELFEDDDDDTAGDVGVAEAAGSEAFESFDDVVSEAEAALEEAEFVPEADVGDEAEESANNEDTETVTRKGGRKKISFV; from the coding sequence TTGGCGCTCAACAAACGAAAAGTACTGGATGCTGCGCGCAAGCATGCGCAGAAGGGCGCCAAGGCGAAGGCTCTGAAGGAGTACAACAAGCTCCTGAAGGAAGACCCGCGCGACGCGAAGCTGTTGCTCGAGGTCGGCGACGCCTATCGCCGGTGGGGACAGAACGAAGAGGCGATCGCTCAGTACGGCAAGGTCGCCCAGCAGTACCGACAGGACGGCTTCGACGCGCGCGCGGTCGCCGTCTTCAAGCAGATCCTGAACCTCGACCCGAAGAACTACGGCGCCTACGTCTCGCTCTCCGAGCTCTATCAGCGGATGGGTCTCGACTCCGAGGCGGTCGCCGCGTTGCAGACCGCGGCGGACGGCTACCACAAGGAAGGCCGCAAGTCCGAAGCCCTCGACCTGCTCCGGCAGATGGCGGCGCTCGATCCGACGAACACGACGAGCCGCCTGAAGGTCGCCGAGCTCCTGCGTCAGGAGGGCATGGAGGCGGAGGCGATCGCCGAGTACGACGCCGTCGTCGCCGAGCTCGAGAACCAGGACGATCGTGAGCAGCTGGTCACCGTTCTCGAGCGCATGCTCGAGGTCAAGCCCGACAAGATCGACTCGCTGACCGCGCTCGTCCGTCAGCTCATGCTCACCGGCGAGCTCGACCGGGCGGAGCCCCTCGCGGTGCGCGCGCTCAACGTGGACGCCGCTTCGCCGCAGTACGAGCTCCTGATGGATCTCTACGCCCAGATGGGCGACGAGGCGAAGCTCGCCGATGCGACGCGCGGTCTGGCGAAGCTCTATCGCGAGCGCGGCGACGACGAGAAGGCGCGTGAGCTCATGCAGCGCCTCCCGGTCGAAGAGGTCGGGTCCAGCTCGCGGCTGGCCGTCGACGTGTCCGAGGTCGACGAACCGGATCTCGGCGAGGACGAACTCCTCGCGGAGGACGAGCCCTTCCTCTCCCTGGATGAAGAGGCGGGCGACGATCCGCCCTCGCTCGAGCTCGACGAGGAGCCGGTTCTCGATCTGGGAGCCGAAGAAGAGCCGCCGGTCGAAGCGGCGCCGGAGCCCGAGGAGGAAGCCCCGCTTCCGGAGGGAGATCCGGATCAGCTCCTCGCCGAAGCCAGCGTCTATCTCCGCTACGGCAAGCGCGACCAGGCGATCGCGAGTCTGCGCGGCATCCTCGCGCAGGATCCGAATCATCGCGCCGCGCTCGAGAAGCTCGGCGAGGCCTACGCCGACGACGGCCAGCATTCCGAGGCCGTCCAGGCCTGGATGAAAGCGGCGGAACGGATCCGTGTGGAAGGGGACGCCGACGCGCTCGCCGTCCTCAAGGATCGCATCGCGAGCCTCGACCCCGGGATGGCCGAACAGATCGGCGATATCGATCCCGCCGAGATCTCCGCACCGGAGGCGCCGGTCCTCGATCTCGAGCCGGAAGGCGACGAGCTCGAAGCGCCCCCGATCGACCTCGATCTCGACGTGGAAGTCGATCTCAACCTCGACACCGCGATCGGCGTCGTCGAACACGGCGAAACCCAGACCGGCTACGACTTCGGGTCCGAAGACGACGACTTCGAGATCGAGCTCGACGAAGACTCGGTCACGTTCGACAAGCCGCCGGTCGACGCCGAAGCCGCGTCCCCGAAGGCCGCTTCGCCGGTCGTCGAGGTGACCCAGCCCGACTTCGAAGGCGGTGACGAGATCGCCCTCGACGACGCGGGCGAGTCGGGAGACGACGATGCCTTCGAGTTCGAGGTCGACGCCGACGACCTCGGACTGGCCGAAGAAGAGGTGATCGCGGACGGGGACGACGAGGACGATGCGCCCTCCGTCGAGTTCGACCTCGATGCGGGCGAGCTCACGTCGCCGCCGACCGGGTCTGGCGCCGGTCAGAGCACGGCGACGTCCGCGAAGATCGCCGAGGAGCTCGAAGAGGCGGAGTTCTACATCGCGCAGGAGATGTTCGACGAGGCCCGGGGCCTCCTCGAGCGGATCCTCGAGCAGGCCCCGAATCACCCCGTGGCGACGCTGCGTCTCGGCGAGATCGCGTCCTCTGCAGGCGAAGCACCCGCCGACGCGACCGGCTCGGGCCTCGCGGGCAAGAAGGCCGCGGCGCCGGATCTCGAGATCACCGCGCGCTTCGATGACGACGACGAGTTTGAAGTCGAGGTCGACCTCGATGACGGCGAGACGGAACCCGACGCGGAAGCGACCGATTCGGGGCTCGATCTGGCGAGCGACGCGGCCGACGAGGCCGAGCCGGCCGTCGAGCTCGAGTTGGACACGGACGTCGAGGTCGATCTCGACGACGACGACGCGACGGCAGAGGCGGCAGAAACCGAGTCCTCTGTACCGGAGACCGACGACACGGCGACCGCCGAGGTCGACGTGGCCGTCGAGGACGCGGCAGGCACGTCCGGCCCGCTGGACGCGGCGGAGTCCTTCGATCTGCGCGAAGCGCTCGCGGACGTGCTGGGAGACGACGAGCCCGAAGCGCCCGATCCGAACGAGGCGAGCGGGGTGCTGTCGACCGTCGAGGACGGCTTCGAGTCGATCTTCTCGGACTTCAAGAAGGGCGTGACCGCGACCCTCGACGAAGGGGACTTCGATACCCGTTACGACCTCGGCATCGCGTACCGCGAGATGGGTCTCTTCGAGGACGCGATCGGCGAGTTCCGGTTCTGCCTCGACTCGCCCCAGCGTCGCTTCGACAGCCTCTACCTGATGGGCCTCTGCGCGCGCGACCTCGGTCGCTTCGACGACGCGGTGAGCCATCTCGAGCAGGCCCTGGCCCTCCCGGATCTTCCCGAGGAACGGATGGCCGGGGTCTACTTCGACCTCTCGATCGCGGAAGAGGGCTCGGGGGATCGCGACCGCGCGTGCACGAGCCTGCGCCGGGTCCTGGAGCTCGACGCGGACTTCCCGGGCGCAGCGGAGCGCCTCTCGGCGCTCGAAGCGGGCCAGACGACCTCGCCCCAGTTGGGCGAGCCCGGAGAGGCGTTCGAGTCCTTCGACGAGCTCTTCGAGGACGATGACGACGACACCGCCGGAGACGTCGGCGTCGCCGAGGCGGCCGGCAGCGAGGCCTTCGAGTCCTTCGACGACGT